A portion of the Brachionichthys hirsutus isolate HB-005 chromosome 6, CSIRO-AGI_Bhir_v1, whole genome shotgun sequence genome contains these proteins:
- the hvcn1 gene encoding voltage-gated hydrogen channel 1 has protein sequence MARFLRHFTAVGDEQPAQGEDEELHEASEELDAAAGLSPSPSPSSRTLREALQRLYSCERFQVLVVCLVVLDAVFVLAELLIDLSVIKLDHGHVAPEVFHYLSLALVTFFVVELIGKLFSYRLEFFQHKFEVFDGLVVMVSFILDIVFVFHEDAFDGIGLLILLRLWRVARIINGILVSVKTRALQKMHKLKDSYDHLVQRVTELQERSDALELENQKLRALLEKHAIAFPSSGLPVFWTARLLDCLSSGLPVFWTARLLDCPSSGQPVFWTARLLDCPSSGPPVFWTARLLDRPSSGPPVFWTARLLDCPSSGLPVFWTARLLDRPSSGPLVFWTARLLDRSSSGLPVFWTARLLDCPSSGQPSSSV, from the exons ATGGCCCGGTTCCTGAGACACTTCACCGCCGTGGGCGATGAGCAGCCGGCCCAGGGGGAGGATGAAGAGCTGCACGAGGCCAGCGAGGAGCtggacgccgccgccggcctgtccccgtccccgtccccgtccagCCGGACCCTCAGAGAGGCGCTGCAGAGACTCTACAGCTGCGAGCGCTTCCAG GTGCTGGTCGTGTGTCTCGTCGTCCTGGACGCCGTCTTCGTCCTGGCGGAGCTGCTTATAGACCTGTCCGTCATTAAGCTGGACCACGGACACGTAGCTCCAGAG GTCTTTCACTACCTGAGCTTGGCTCTGGTCACCTTCTTCGTGGTGGAGCTGATTGGAAAGCTGTTTTCTTACCGCCTGGAGTTCTTCCAGCACAAGTTCGAGGTATTTGATggtttggtggtgatggtgtCCTTCATACTGGACATCGTCTTCGTCTTCCACGAGGACGCCTTCGATGGGATTGGCCTCCTCATCCTGCTGCGTCTCTGGAGGGTCGCCAGAATCATCAATG GTATCCTGGTGTCGGTGAAGACTCGGGCTCTACAGAAGATGCACAAGCTGAAGGACAGCTACGACCATCTGGTCCAGAGGGTGACGGAGCTCCAGGAGCGCAGCGATGCACTG GAACTCGAGAACCAGAAGCTTCGAGCCCTCCTGGAGAAACACGCCATCGCCTT CCCGTCTTCTGGACTGCCCGTCTTCTGGACTGCTCGTCTTCTGGACTGCCTGTCTTCTGGACTGCCCGTCTTCTGGACCGCCCGTCTTCTGGACTGCCCGTCTTCTGGACAGCCCGTCTTCTGGACTGCCCGTCTTCTGGACTGCCCGTCTTCTGGACCGCCCGTCTTCTGGACCGCCCGTCTTCTGGACCGCCCGTCTTCTGGACCGCCCGTCTTCTGGACAGCCCGTCTTCTGGACTGCCCGTCTTCTGGACTGCCCGTCTTCTGGACCGCCCGTCTTCTGGACCGCCCGTCTTCTGGACCGCTCGTCTTCTGGACCGCCCGTCTTCTGGACCGCTCGTCTTCTGGACTGCCCGTCTTCTGGACAGCCCGTCTTCTGGACTGCCCGTCTTCTGGACAGCCTTCCTCTTCAGTCTAA